A window of the Eulemur rufifrons isolate Redbay chromosome 6, OSU_ERuf_1, whole genome shotgun sequence genome harbors these coding sequences:
- the SYVN1 gene encoding E3 ubiquitin-protein ligase synoviolin isoform X2: MFRTAVMMAASLALTGAVVAHAYYLKHQFYPTVVYLTKSSPSMAVLYIQAFVLVFLLGKVMGKVFFGQLRAAEMEHLLERSWYAVTETCLAFTVFRDDFSPRFVALFTLLLFLKCFHWLAEDRVDFMERSPNISWLFHCRIVSLMFLLGILDFLFVSHAYHSILTRGASVQLVFGFEYAILMTMVLTIFIKYVLHSVDLQSENPWDNKAVYMLYTELFTGFIKVLLYMAFMTIMIKVHTFPLFAIRPMYLAMRQFKKAVTDAIMSRRAIRNMNTLYPDATPEELQAMDNVCIICREEMVTGAKRLPCNHIFHTSCLRSWFQRQQTCPTCRMDVLRASLPAQSPPPPEPADQGPPPAPHPPPLLPQPPNFPQGLLPPFPPGMFPLWPPMGPFPPVPPPPSSGEAAAPPSTSAALSRPSGTATTTAAGTSAASAPAPGSGSGSGSGSAAEAGPAPGFPFPPPWMGMPLPPPFAFPPMPVPPAGFAGLTPEELRALEGHERQHLEARLQSLRNIHTLLDAAMLQINQYLTVLASLGPPRPATSVNPTEETAPPVVAAASSTSIPSSEATTPSPGASPPAPETEKPPAPESVGTEELPEDGEPDAAELRRRRLQKLESPVAH, encoded by the exons ATGTTCCGCACCGCAGTGATGATGGCGGCCAGCCTGGCGCTGACGGgggccgtggtggctcacgcctactaCCTCAAACACCAGTTCTACCCCACTGTGGTGTACTTGACCAAGTCCAGCCCCAGCATGGCT GTCCTGTACATCCAGGCCTTTGTCCTTGTGTTCCTCCTGGGCAAGGTGATGGGCAAGGTGTTCTTTGGGCAGCTGAGGGCAGCAGAGATGGAG CACCTCCTGGAACGTTCCTGGTATGCCGTCACTGAAACTTGTCTGGCCTTCACCGTTTTCCGGGATGACTTCAGCCCCCGCTTTGTTGCACTCTtcactctccttctcttcctcaaaTGTTTCCACTGGCTGGCGGAGGACCGTGTGGACTTT ATGGAACGCAGCCCCAACATCTCCTGGCTCTTTCACTGCCGCATTGTCT CCCTTATGTTCCTCCTGGGTATCCTGGACTTCCTCTTCGTCAGCCACGCCTATCACAGCATCCTGACTCGTGGGGCTTCTGTGCAGCTGGTGTTTGGTTTTGAG tACGCCATCCTGATGACGATGGTGCTCACCATCTTCATCAAGTATGTGCTGCACTCCGTGGACCTCCAGAGTGAGAACCCCTGGGACAACAAGGCCGTGTACATGCTCTACACGGAGCTGTTTACAG GCTTCATCAAGGTTCTGCTGTACATGGCCTTCATGACCATCATGATCAAGGTGCACACCTTCCCACTCTTTGCCATCCGGCCCATGTACCTGGCCATGAG ACAGTTCAAGAAAGCTGTGACAGATGCCATCATGTCTCGCCGAGCCATCCGAAACATGAACACACT GTATCCAGATGCCACCCCAGAGGAACTCCAGGCAATGGACAACGTCTGCATCATCTGCCGAGAAGAGATGGTGACTGGTGCCAAGAGACTGCCCTGCAACCACATTTTCCACACCAG CTGCCTGCGCTCCTGGTTCCAGCGGCAGCAGACCTGCCCTACCTGCCGTATGGATGTCCTGCGGGCATCGCTACCAGCCCAGTCACCACCACCCCCGGAGCCTGCAGATCAGgggccaccccctgccccccatcccccaccacttCTGCCCCAGCCCCCTAACT TCCCCCAGGGCCTCCTGCCTCCTTTTCCTCCAGGCATGTTCCCGCTGTGGCCTCCCATGGGTCCCTTTCCACCTGTCCCACCTCCCCCCAGCTCAGGAGAGGCTGCGGCCCCTCCGTCCACTAGTGCAG CCCTTTCTCGGCCCAGTGGAACAGCCACAACCACAGCTGCTGGCACCAGTGCTGCCTCTGCCCCAGCACCTGGCTccggctctggctctggctctggctctgcgGCAGAGGCCGGCCCTGCCCCAGGCTTCCCCTTCCCGCCTCCCTGGATGGGTATGCCCCTGCCTCCACCCTTTG CCTTCCCCCCAATGCCTGTGCCCCCCGCGGGCTTTGCCGGGCTGACCCCGGAGGAGCTGCGAGCTCTGGAGGGCCATGAGCGGCAGCACCTGGAGGCCCGGCTGCAGAGCCTGCGCAACATCCACACGCTGCTGGACGCCGCCATGCTGCAGATCAACCAGTACCTCACTGTGCTGGCCTCGTTGGG gCCCCCCCGGCCTGCCACTTCAGTCAACCCCACTGAGGAGACTGCCCCCCCAGTTGTTGCTGCTGCCTCTTCCACCAGCATCCCCAGCTCCGAGGCCACCACCCCCTCTCCAGGAgcctccccaccagcccctgaAACTGAAAAGCCTCCAG CTCCTGAGTCAGTGGGCACCGAGGAGCTGCCTGAGGATGGAGAGCCTGATGCTGCAGAGCTGCGTCGCCGCCGCCTGCAGAAGTTGGAGTCCCCTGTTGCCCACTGA
- the SYVN1 gene encoding E3 ubiquitin-protein ligase synoviolin isoform X1: MFRTAVMMAASLALTGAVVAHAYYLKHQFYPTVVYLTKSSPSMAVLYIQAFVLVFLLGKVMGKVFFGQLRAAEMEHLLERSWYAVTETCLAFTVFRDDFSPRFVALFTLLLFLKCFHWLAEDRVDFMERSPNISWLFHCRIVSLMFLLGILDFLFVSHAYHSILTRGASVQLVFGFEYAILMTMVLTIFIKYVLHSVDLQSENPWDNKAVYMLYTELFTGFIKVLLYMAFMTIMIKVHTFPLFAIRPMYLAMRQFKKAVTDAIMSRRAIRNMNTLYPDATPEELQAMDNVCIICREEMVTGAKRLPCNHIFHTSCLRSWFQRQQTCPTCRMDVLRASLPAQSPPPPEPADQGPPPAPHPPPLLPQPPNFPQGLLPPFPPGMFPLWPPMGPFPPVPPPPSSGEAAAPPSTSAAALSRPSGTATTTAAGTSAASAPAPGSGSGSGSGSAAEAGPAPGFPFPPPWMGMPLPPPFAFPPMPVPPAGFAGLTPEELRALEGHERQHLEARLQSLRNIHTLLDAAMLQINQYLTVLASLGPPRPATSVNPTEETAPPVVAAASSTSIPSSEATTPSPGASPPAPETEKPPAPESVGTEELPEDGEPDAAELRRRRLQKLESPVAH, encoded by the exons ATGTTCCGCACCGCAGTGATGATGGCGGCCAGCCTGGCGCTGACGGgggccgtggtggctcacgcctactaCCTCAAACACCAGTTCTACCCCACTGTGGTGTACTTGACCAAGTCCAGCCCCAGCATGGCT GTCCTGTACATCCAGGCCTTTGTCCTTGTGTTCCTCCTGGGCAAGGTGATGGGCAAGGTGTTCTTTGGGCAGCTGAGGGCAGCAGAGATGGAG CACCTCCTGGAACGTTCCTGGTATGCCGTCACTGAAACTTGTCTGGCCTTCACCGTTTTCCGGGATGACTTCAGCCCCCGCTTTGTTGCACTCTtcactctccttctcttcctcaaaTGTTTCCACTGGCTGGCGGAGGACCGTGTGGACTTT ATGGAACGCAGCCCCAACATCTCCTGGCTCTTTCACTGCCGCATTGTCT CCCTTATGTTCCTCCTGGGTATCCTGGACTTCCTCTTCGTCAGCCACGCCTATCACAGCATCCTGACTCGTGGGGCTTCTGTGCAGCTGGTGTTTGGTTTTGAG tACGCCATCCTGATGACGATGGTGCTCACCATCTTCATCAAGTATGTGCTGCACTCCGTGGACCTCCAGAGTGAGAACCCCTGGGACAACAAGGCCGTGTACATGCTCTACACGGAGCTGTTTACAG GCTTCATCAAGGTTCTGCTGTACATGGCCTTCATGACCATCATGATCAAGGTGCACACCTTCCCACTCTTTGCCATCCGGCCCATGTACCTGGCCATGAG ACAGTTCAAGAAAGCTGTGACAGATGCCATCATGTCTCGCCGAGCCATCCGAAACATGAACACACT GTATCCAGATGCCACCCCAGAGGAACTCCAGGCAATGGACAACGTCTGCATCATCTGCCGAGAAGAGATGGTGACTGGTGCCAAGAGACTGCCCTGCAACCACATTTTCCACACCAG CTGCCTGCGCTCCTGGTTCCAGCGGCAGCAGACCTGCCCTACCTGCCGTATGGATGTCCTGCGGGCATCGCTACCAGCCCAGTCACCACCACCCCCGGAGCCTGCAGATCAGgggccaccccctgccccccatcccccaccacttCTGCCCCAGCCCCCTAACT TCCCCCAGGGCCTCCTGCCTCCTTTTCCTCCAGGCATGTTCCCGCTGTGGCCTCCCATGGGTCCCTTTCCACCTGTCCCACCTCCCCCCAGCTCAGGAGAGGCTGCGGCCCCTCCGTCCACTAGTGCAG CAGCCCTTTCTCGGCCCAGTGGAACAGCCACAACCACAGCTGCTGGCACCAGTGCTGCCTCTGCCCCAGCACCTGGCTccggctctggctctggctctggctctgcgGCAGAGGCCGGCCCTGCCCCAGGCTTCCCCTTCCCGCCTCCCTGGATGGGTATGCCCCTGCCTCCACCCTTTG CCTTCCCCCCAATGCCTGTGCCCCCCGCGGGCTTTGCCGGGCTGACCCCGGAGGAGCTGCGAGCTCTGGAGGGCCATGAGCGGCAGCACCTGGAGGCCCGGCTGCAGAGCCTGCGCAACATCCACACGCTGCTGGACGCCGCCATGCTGCAGATCAACCAGTACCTCACTGTGCTGGCCTCGTTGGG gCCCCCCCGGCCTGCCACTTCAGTCAACCCCACTGAGGAGACTGCCCCCCCAGTTGTTGCTGCTGCCTCTTCCACCAGCATCCCCAGCTCCGAGGCCACCACCCCCTCTCCAGGAgcctccccaccagcccctgaAACTGAAAAGCCTCCAG CTCCTGAGTCAGTGGGCACCGAGGAGCTGCCTGAGGATGGAGAGCCTGATGCTGCAGAGCTGCGTCGCCGCCGCCTGCAGAAGTTGGAGTCCCCTGTTGCCCACTGA
- the MRPL49 gene encoding large ribosomal subunit protein mL49, translating to MAATMLRVTLRGWRPVVQRGCGLRQLSQAQGPPDYPSFVESVDEYQFVERLLPPTRIPKPPRHEHYPTPSGWQPPRDPPPNLPYFVRRSRMHNIPVYKDITHGNRQMTVIRKVEGDIWALQKDVQEFLSPLLGKTPITQVNEVTGTLRIKGYFDQQLKAWLLEKGF from the exons ATGGCAGCTACCATGTTGCGGGTTACCCTACGCGGCTGGCGACCCGTCGTCCAGCGGGGCTGTGGGTTACGGCAGCTG agccaggcccaggggcCTCCAGATTACCCCAGCTTTGTGGAGTCCGTGGATGAATACCAGTTTGTGGAGCGCCTGTTACCCCCAACCAGGATCCCCAAACCCCCAAGGCATGAACATTATCCCACCCCCAGTGGCTGGCAGCCTCCCAGAG ACCCACCACCCAACCTGCCCTACTTTGTGCGGCGCTCTCGGATGCATAACATCCCTGTCTACAAGGACATCACACATGGCAACCGCCAGATGACTGTGATCCGGAAGGTGGAGGGGGACATCTGG GCCCTGCAGAAAGATGTACAAGAGTTTCTGAGCCCACTGCTGGGGAAGACACCCATCACCCAGGTCAATGAGGTGACAGGTACCCTGCGGATTAAGGGCTACTTTGACCAGCAGCTCAAAGCCTGGCTCCTGGAGAAGGGCTTCTGA
- the FAU gene encoding ubiquitin-like FUBI-ribosomal protein eS30 fusion protein, which produces MQLFVRAQELHTLEVTGQETVAQIKAHVASLEGIAPEDQVVLLAGTPLEDEATLGQCGVEALTTLEVAGRMLGGKVHGSLARAGKVRGQTPKVAKQEKKKKKTGRAKRRMQYNRRFVNVVPTFGKKKGPNANS; this is translated from the exons ATGCAGCTCTTTGTCCGCGCCCAGGAGCTACACACCCTCGAGGTGACCGGCCAGGAGACGGTCGCCCAGATCAAG GCCCATGTAGCCTCACTAGAGGGCATCGCCCCGGAAGATCAAGTTGTGCTCCTGGCAGGCACGCCCCTGGAGGATGAGGCTACCCTGGGCCAGTGTGGGGTGGAAGCCCTGACAACTCTGGAAGTAGCCGGCCGCATGCTTGGAG GTAAAGTCCATGGTTCCCTGGCGCGTGCTGGGAAAGTCAGAGGTCAGACTCCTAAG GTGGCCAAacaggagaagaagaagaagaagacaggcCGGGCCAAGCGGCGGATGCAGTACAATCGGCGCTTTGTCAATGTTGTGCCCACCTTTGGCAAGAAGAAGGGCCCCAATGCCAACTCTTAA
- the ZNHIT2 gene encoding zinc finger HIT domain-containing protein 2: MEPAGPCGFCPAGEAQPARYTCPRCNVPYCSLRCYRAHGTCAEDFYRDQVLGELRGRSASPSRLASALRRLRQQRETEDEPAEAGFSPGPAPGGLSGLWEQLAPAEKTAFERLLSRGEAGRLLPPWRPWWWGRRTGPRLLEEVDDASGSDAGEREPAPARTTLGLVKDGAAAEPAAAERVLGDAPGACTPAVPTCIPALASLSRGPLSPLVRFQLPNVLFAYAHTLALYHGGDDALLSEFCASLLGVSGALGTQQVFACAEEALEAAAHVLEAGEHPPGPLGTRGAMLEAARILQGEGPANQKGYTLAALGHLVQTLGWARKQAVDREERDRLYRARKKCQFLLAWTNENEAALTPLALDCTRAHRTHAVAAEEVAALTGELERLWGGPMPPAPRTLIEELPG; encoded by the coding sequence ATGGAGCCGGCCGGGCCCTGTGGTTTCTGCCCGGCAGGAGAGGCCCAGCCGGCGCGTTACACTTGCCCTCGCTGTAACGTGCCCTACTGCTCGCTGCGCTGCTACCGGGCGCATGGCACCTGCGCCGAAGACTTCTACCGAGACCAGGTGCTGGGAGAGCTCCGAGGCCGCAGCGCCTCGCCCAGCCGCCTGGCAAGCGCCCTGCGCCGGCTGCGCCAGCAACGCGAGACTGAGGACGAGCCCGCGGAGGCAGGCTTCAGCCCCGGCCCGGCGCCCGGCGGCCTGTCAGGACTCTGGGAGCAGCTGGCGCCGGCCGAGAAGACGGCTTTCGAGCGGCTGCTGAGCCGCGGCGAGGCCGGGCGGTTGCTGCCTCCGTGGCGGCCGTGGTGGTGGGGCCGCAGGACTGGACCGCGGCTTCTGGAGGAGGTGGATGATGCCTCGGGCAGTGACGCCGGGGAACGGGAGCCCGCCCCTGCGAGGACCACGCTGGGATTGGTGAAGGATGGTGCCGCCGCGGAGCCCGCGGCCGCCGAGCGAGTTCTTGGAGACGCCCCGGGGGCCTGTACGCCCGCCGTACCCACCTGCATCCCCGCGCTGGCCAGCTTGAGCCGTGGCCCACTCTCGCCGCTCGTTCGCTTCCAGCTGCCCAACGTGCTGTTCGCCTATGCGCACACTCTGGCCCTCTACCATGGCGGTGACGACGCGCTGCTGTCTGAGTTCTGTGCCTCGCTGCTGGGCGTTTCCGGAGCCCTGGGCACCCAGCAAGTCTTCGCCTGTGCGGAGGAAGCCCTGGAGGCCGCAGCCCACGTGCTAGAAGCGGGCGAGCACCCCCCTGGGCCCCTGGGTACGCGGGGTGCTATGCTCGAGGCTGCCCGCATCTTGCAGGGCGAGGGCCCAGCCAACCAAAAAGGCTACACGTTGGCAGCATTGGGGCACCTGGTGCAGACCCTGGGCTGGGCCCGAAAACAGGCCGTGGATAGGGAAGAGCGAGATCGCCTTTACCGGGCCCGGAAGAAGTGCCAGTTTCTGCTGGCTTGGACCAACGAAAATGAGGCAGCCCTCACACCCCTGGCTCTAGACTGTACCCGGGCCCACAGAACCCATGCTGTGGCAGCGGAGGAGGTGGCAGCCCTCACTGGGGAGCTGGAGCGGCTGTGGGGAGGCCCCATGCCACCT